The genomic interval TGGTGCGGTTCGCTGTGCAGGAGGGGCGGGAGGTTGCCTTCGTGGAGTCCTATCCGCTGAAGAATGGAACCTTTCTACTGGAGCTCGCCGCTCCTGGGCGGCCCGACCTGGGTGCGGCGCTCCTGACCCACGCGCACGGCTGGGCGCAGCAGCGTGGGGCGCAGGCGTGGGAGATCTCTGTCCGGACCGGGGACGGACGCTTGGAGTGGCTGACGGCGCAGGGCTTTTCTGTCCAGGGCGGCGCGGACGGGTGGAAGTGGGCGGAGCCGGGTCAAGCCGCTCTGCCGCCGGGGGTCAGGGCCGAACCGGTGGGAGATGACCCTGGGCGCCAGGACAAGCTCCGGCACGCCATCAACGCCGGACGGCAGGAGCTGGGCCTTCCCCCCTTTGATGAGCGGGGCTTTACCGAGAACGTTCTGGAATACGGCGTGTTGCGCCCCGACCTGCTGTGGCTGGCCCTGACCCGGACAGACGAGGTCATCGGCGCGGCCACCTTG from Deinococcus terrestris carries:
- a CDS encoding GNAT family N-acetyltransferase, whose amino-acid sequence is MSGWRDWAGSPQDLAALARLTSAQYPDAPITAEGIARHLKQTDSQRPFLVRFAVQEGREVAFVESYPLKNGTFLLELAAPGRPDLGAALLTHAHGWAQQRGAQAWEISVRTGDGRLEWLTAQGFSVQGGADGWKWAEPGQAALPPGVRAEPVGDDPGRQDKLRHAINAGRQELGLPPFDERGFTENVLEYGVLRPDLLWLALTRTDEVIGAATLHVWEAGAHAEALWLSVSPGWWRRGLGSGLLAYAASDAARSGIPLVSANSGHSQGHLIPLLQRAGFTPSGGWLTLRQSVAP